A stretch of Schistocerca nitens isolate TAMUIC-IGC-003100 chromosome 6, iqSchNite1.1, whole genome shotgun sequence DNA encodes these proteins:
- the LOC126263061 gene encoding BEN domain-containing protein 4-like, whose amino-acid sequence MASPHSPDVLSEFYRLQNQRTQALLDALGQLVQGQRALQPDAAAAASPLPQPQHAVAPPFRSFDAAIETWTEWSRQFGFHLAAYRIQATVPSGLRPGDPSTGSPHPQVLPTMPSILPHGVAPPPPPPPPVLPPAPPAVRVAAAAQSLPGSRAANRFQ is encoded by the exons atggcttcaccccattctccagatgtactgtccgaattttatcgcttgcagaatcagcggacgcaggcgttattggatgcccttggacagctcgtccagggtcaacgtgcactgcaacccgatgcggccgccgccgcttcaccgctaccgcagccacaacatgcagttgcacccccgtttcgtagctttgatgccgCCATTGAAacgtggacggagtggtcacgccaatttggattccatctcgccgcctacagaattcaag cgacggtgccgtccggtctgcgccctggggacccatctactggctcgcctcatccccaggtgttaccgacgatgccttccattttgcctcatggcgtcgcgccgccgccgccgccgccgccgcctgttctcccgccggcgccgcccgcagtacgcgtcgctgcagccgcccagagcctccctgggtcacgcgccgccaatcgcttccagtga